The DNA region GCTGGCCCGTCTGGAGGGACGGACGGCGCTGGCCACGCTGCTGAGGCGCCTTCCTGACCTGCGACTGGCTGCGGAAGCCGACGAGGTGAGGTGGCGTGGCGGGCTCATCATGCGGGGACTGCGCACTCTCCCCGTTGAGTTCGATCCCGGACAAAGGGGCGCCGCAAGTGACACGCCGTCAACTCCGTGACCTTCACGTGATCTCCGCTGCATCGACTTGTGACACACGTTCGAGTGCGGCTAGGTTCACCGTTCGACTCACCCGTCACATGTCAGTCACACGGAAGGCAATCCCATGGGCTCCGCGAACGGCAGACACCGTCGCCCTCGTCAGGCACCCGCCATCGTCGTCGCCGCAGGCGTGACGGGATCGGCCATCGCCATCCCGCTGCTCGGCGCGGCCGGCGCGAACGCCGCCGAGGCGTCGACCTGGGACCGGGTCGCCGAGTGCGAGAGCGGTGGCATGTGGAGCGCCGACCTCGGCAACGGCTACTACGGCGGCCTGCAGTTCTCGCAGGACACCTGGTCGGCCTACGGCGGTTCGGCGTACGCCGCGCGGGCCGACCTCGCCAGCCGCTCGCAGCAGATCGCGGTCGCCGAGAAGGTCCTGGACGCCAAGGGGCCGCAGGCCTGGGCCAGCTGTGCGGTGATCTCCGGCCTGGCGATGGACGATTCGCTGCCGGGCGTCGACCCGGGCGGCGACCCGAGCGCCGAGCCGTCGGACTCTGCGAGCCCCTCGGACACGTCCTCGCCCGAAGCGTCGGCCGGGGCGGACGAGGCGGACGCGAAGGACGGCGCCGCCGCGGGCGGTAAGAGCGGCACGAGTGACAAGGGCGGGAAGGGCGACAAGGCCGCCGACGCCGGCACACCCACCGGAACCGGCACTCCGGAGTCCTCGTCACCCTCCACCACCCCCTCGCCCGAGGCCTCCGGAGCGGCGCGGGGCGAGGACGCGACGGGTGGCAAGCACCGCGGCATCCCGGCCCCCGAGGCGAGTGCGGAGGCGGACGCGGAGAGCGCCCGCGAGTCCGGCCGGCACGCCTCGCGCGGTGGCGCCGAGGCGCGCAAGGGCGCGGAGGCGGGCACGGACGGCACGTACACCGTCCGCGAGGGCGACAACCTGTGGGCGATCGCCGACACCCAGGAGCTGCCCGGCGGCTGGCCCGCGCTCTACGAGGCCAACAAGACCGAGCTGGGCTCCGACCCCGACCTGATCCTTCCGGGCCAGAGCCTCGACCTGGGTCTCCAGGGAGGGGCGGCCTCCGCCTCGACGGGCGCGGAGAACGGTGCGGAGACCGGTGCGGAGACCGGCGTGGAAGCGCCTGCCGGCAGCTGATCAAAAGTGTGAAAACACCCCGAAAGCGAGGGTAGTTCAGAGGCCTATGTCCACTTATGCGTAAGTGAGACATGGGTCTCTTTGCTTCAACTGGCGGGCTGCGCCCGTCCGGTCCGCCCGCATCCGCTCCGACCTGCGGAAACGGCCGACCTCCCCAGGGCGGTAAGGGCTGATTAGCCGTTATGTCCATCTTTGAATGTCGGGGTTGCCTGTGTTTACGGTCGTAACCGCTCGCACCGCGGGCACCTTCGACCGTCACGCCGAATCCTGCCGTCGGACGAAGGGGACCGACGCGTAAAGCGCCGTAGGCAGGAGCGGGGGACCCAGGTAAGTGCCGTGCCCGGCCGTCGAGAGACGGCGAGGACCGGCTAGGGGTGAAGTCGCCTGCGACAGCGGGCGACCGGGCGACTCACAGCCCGAACCCGACAGCTCACCTCGTAGGCGTCGGTGAGGAGAACCATGCTGCTTTCCAGCAAGGGCAAGCACCGCCGCCCGTCCAAGGCCGTCCGTGTCGCCACCCTGGCCGGTGTGGCCGGTGCCGCCGTCGCCGTCCCGCTGATGGGTGCGACGGGCGCCTCCGCCGCGTCCGTCTCCACGTGGGACGCCGTCGCGCAGTGCGAGTCCGGTGGCAACTGGTCCATCAACACCGGCAACGGTTACTACGGCGGACTGCAGTTCTCGGCGTCCAGCTGGGCCGCCGCCGGCGGTACGCAGTACGCCGCCCGTGCCGACCTGGCCACCAAGGGCCAGCAGATAGCCACCGCCGAGAAGCTTCTCGCCCTGCAGGGCCCGGGTGCCTGGGCCTGCGCCGGTGCCGGTGGCCTGACGAACGACGGTGTGGACCCGGGCGTCGACACCGGCTCCGCCAAGAACGGCGACACGGCCCCGCAGGCCGCGCCGGAGCGCAAGGCCGAGCAGCCCACCACGCGCAGCGAGACGCGCACGGCTCCCAAGGCGGAGAAGACCGTCACCACCCCGACCGGCGACAAGGTCAAGAAGGGTGACGGCGAATACAAGGTGAAGGCGGGCGACACCCTCAGCAAGATCGCCAAGGCGAAGGACGTCAAGGGCGGCTGGCACAAGCTGTTCACGCTCAACGACGACATCGTCGAGAACGCCGACCTGATCTTCCCGGGTCAGCAGCTCCACCTGAA from Streptomyces sp. B1I3 includes:
- a CDS encoding transglycosylase family protein is translated as MLLSSKGKHRRPSKAVRVATLAGVAGAAVAVPLMGATGASAASVSTWDAVAQCESGGNWSINTGNGYYGGLQFSASSWAAAGGTQYAARADLATKGQQIATAEKLLALQGPGAWACAGAGGLTNDGVDPGVDTGSAKNGDTAPQAAPERKAEQPTTRSETRTAPKAEKTVTTPTGDKVKKGDGEYKVKAGDTLSKIAKAKDVKGGWHKLFTLNDDIVENADLIFPGQQLHLK
- a CDS encoding transglycosylase family protein, which encodes MGSANGRHRRPRQAPAIVVAAGVTGSAIAIPLLGAAGANAAEASTWDRVAECESGGMWSADLGNGYYGGLQFSQDTWSAYGGSAYAARADLASRSQQIAVAEKVLDAKGPQAWASCAVISGLAMDDSLPGVDPGGDPSAEPSDSASPSDTSSPEASAGADEADAKDGAAAGGKSGTSDKGGKGDKAADAGTPTGTGTPESSSPSTTPSPEASGAARGEDATGGKHRGIPAPEASAEADAESARESGRHASRGGAEARKGAEAGTDGTYTVREGDNLWAIADTQELPGGWPALYEANKTELGSDPDLILPGQSLDLGLQGGAASASTGAENGAETGAETGVEAPAGS